A stretch of Halanaerobiaceae bacterium ANBcell28 DNA encodes these proteins:
- a CDS encoding sugar-binding domain-containing protein, which produces MKHLGNQPGVFCLNHGWKFINEDISVLPPTKEHIDVYSFAKGGAAKGPAAASFDDSNWEEVSLPHDWVTEKPFTEEGSPNQGYKERGIGWYRIKFNLDDEDRDKQILLEFEGMSCDAEIYCNGMLLKRNFSGYKSFSVDMTDMAHFGITPNIIAIRIDASAWEGWWYEGAGIYRNVCLVKKAPIHIAYNGSYIKPIKQDDGNWQLEIETKVENSFEFKQEFSIMTEIYDKEGNVVAKGSEEGLVAGYSDRKLLQTFHI; this is translated from the coding sequence ATGAAACATTTAGGAAATCAGCCAGGGGTTTTTTGTCTAAACCATGGCTGGAAATTTATCAATGAGGATATCTCGGTACTTCCTCCAACAAAAGAGCATATTGATGTTTATAGCTTTGCTAAAGGAGGGGCAGCTAAAGGTCCTGCAGCGGCATCTTTCGATGACTCAAATTGGGAAGAGGTATCACTGCCTCATGATTGGGTTACAGAAAAACCTTTTACAGAAGAAGGCTCACCTAATCAGGGCTATAAAGAACGGGGAATTGGCTGGTATAGAATTAAATTTAATTTAGATGATGAGGATAGAGATAAACAAATTTTATTGGAATTTGAAGGAATGTCCTGTGATGCAGAAATATATTGTAATGGTATGCTCTTGAAGAGGAACTTTTCAGGATATAAAAGTTTTTCAGTAGATATGACTGATATGGCGCATTTTGGTATTACTCCAAATATAATTGCCATTCGTATTGATGCCAGTGCCTGGGAAGGTTGGTGGTATGAAGGTGCCGGGATATATCGAAATGTATGCTTAGTAAAAAAAGCTCCGATCCATATTGCCTATAATGGTTCATATATAAAGCCTATTAAGCAAGATGATGGAAACTGGCAGCTAGAAATTGAAACAAAGGTAGAAAATAGCTTTGAGTTTAAACAGGAGTTTTCCATTATGACAGAAATTTATGATAAGGAAGGCAATGTAGTAGCTAAAGGTAGTGAAGAAGGTCTTGTAGCAGGCTACTCAGATAGAAAATTACTACAGACTTTCCATATTTAA
- a CDS encoding glycoside hydrolase family 2 TIM barrel-domain containing protein — MYSNLDQEQKENRQVKDFLITEFGFRTINIDAKKGFYLNGKNIKLKGFCNHQDHAGVGVAVPYAIKEYRIQLLKDLGANAYRCAHNTDPEILEICDRLGILVMEENRTFSSAEDNLQRVKELVINSRNHPSVVMYSIFNEEPLQGTAKGRRIAGRLQAAVKSLDDTRPVLGAFNGGYMEEEGAATILDVVGINYNPAAYDAFHEKYPDTPLIASETASAFI, encoded by the coding sequence ATATATAGCAATCTAGACCAAGAACAAAAAGAAAACAGGCAGGTAAAGGATTTTCTAATAACTGAGTTTGGCTTCCGTACTATTAATATAGATGCAAAGAAAGGGTTTTATTTAAACGGTAAAAATATCAAACTCAAAGGTTTTTGTAACCATCAAGATCATGCTGGTGTTGGAGTAGCAGTCCCGTACGCTATCAAGGAATATAGGATTCAATTATTAAAAGACTTAGGGGCAAATGCTTATCGTTGTGCTCATAATACAGATCCTGAGATTCTGGAGATATGTGATCGCCTGGGGATCTTAGTCATGGAGGAAAATCGCACTTTTAGTTCAGCTGAAGACAATTTACAAAGAGTAAAGGAATTAGTTATTAACAGTAGAAATCATCCTTCAGTGGTCATGTATTCAATCTTTAATGAAGAACCTTTACAGGGTACTGCCAAAGGTAGAAGGATTGCCGGTAGATTACAGGCTGCTGTAAAAAGCCTGGATGATACAAGACCTGTATTAGGGGCATTTAATGGAGGCTATATGGAAGAAGAGGGTGCAGCCACAATACTAGATGTGGTAGGGATAAATTATAATCCAGCGGCCTATGATGCTTTCCATGAAAAATATCCCGATACTCCTTTAATAGCTTCAGAAACAGCCAGTGCTTTTATCTAA